ATCCGTTGACGTACCGCAGGGCCATCTCGACGCGAATCCGCAACCACGAGACGGGCCAGTCGAAGGTCAACGACGCCGACGGCAATCCGATCGAGATCTCCGCCATCGTGGTCTGGCAAGTTGCCGATACGGCCCTGGCATCGTTCCAGGTCGACGACTACGAGGAGTTCGTCGCCGTCCAGACCGAATCGGCCGTCCGTCACATCGCCGGCAGCTACCCGTACGACGCCGAAGGCCGAATGTCGTTGCGAGAGAACGCCGACGAAATCACCGCTGCGATGTCGGAGGAGGTGCACGCGCGGGTGCGGTCGGCAGGCGTGGAGGTGATCGAGACCCGAATCAACCGTCTTGCCTATGCCCCGGAGATCGCGCAGGCCATGCTGCGGCGACAGCAGGCGGGAGCGGTCATCGCGGCGCGTCAGCAGATCGTCGAAGGCGCGGTCGGCATGGTGGAGATGGCGCTGTCGAAGCTCGAGGAGAAGCACGTGGTCGAACTCGACGAGGAGCGGAAGGCGACCATGGTGTCGAATCTGCTCGTCGTGCTGTGCAGCGACCGCGACACGCAACCCGTCGTCAATACCGGATCGCTGTACCAGTGAGCCATGACCGTCGAGCGTAAGAAAATACTGCTTCGGCTGGACCCGGCGGTACACGACGCCCTCGCCCGCTGGGCTTCCGACGAACTCCGGAGCACCAACGCTCAGATCGAGTTCCTATTACGAAGGGCACTGCGCGATCAGGGTCGAATGCCCAAGGAAGCCAAAGACATTCGCGCGCCGGGCCGCCCACCGAAAGAGTGAGCGGCGCGGCGCGCGAAGGGGCCTCTAGAAGTCCCAGTCCTCGTCTTCGGTGTTGACGGCCTTGCCGATGACGTACGAGGAGCCCGAACCCGAGAAGAAGTCGTGGTTCTCGTCGGCGTTCGGGGACAGTGCCGACAGAATCGCCGGGTTCACATCCGTCTCGTCCTTGGGGAACAGACCCTCGTAGCCGAGGTTGTTCAGTGCCTTGTTGGCGTTGTAGCGCAGGAACTTCTTGACGTCCTCGGTCAGACCGATCTCGTCGTAGAGGTCCTGGGTGTACTCGACCTCGTTGTCGTACAACTCGAACAGCAACTCGAACGTGTAGTTCTTGAGCTCCTCGCGCTGAGCCTCGCTGACCTTCTCGAGGCCCTTCTGGTACTTGTATCCGATGTAGTACCCGTGCACGGCCTCGTCACGGATGATCAGCCGGATCAGGTCCGCGGTGTTGGTGAGCTTGGCCCGCGAGGACCAGTACATCGGCAGGTAGAACCCGGAGTAGAACAGGAACGACTCGAGCAGTGTCGAGGCTACTTTCCGCTTGAGCGGATCGTCACCGTGGTAAAAGTTCAGCACGATCTCGGCCTTGCGCTGAAGATTGACGTTCTCCTCGGACCAGCGGAACGCATCGTCGATGTCGCGGGTGGAGCTGAGGGTCGAGAAGATGGAGCTGTAGCTCTTCGCGTGCACCGACTCCATGAACGCGATGTTGGTGTACACCGCCTCCTCGTGGGGAGTGATCGCGTCGGGAATGAGACTGACGGCACCGACGGTGCCCTGGATGGTGTCCAGCAGCGTCAATCCGGTGAACACGCGCATCGTCAACTGCTTCTCGACGGCGGTCAGAGTTGCCCACGACGGGATATCGTTGGACACCGGCACCTTCTCGGGCAGCCAGAAATTACTGGTGAGACGCTCCCAGACTTCGGAGTCCTTGTCGTCCTGGACCCGATTCCAGTTGATCGCGGAGACACGATCGATGAGCTTTACCATGGGTGCCTACCTACAGGTCGATGAGCGAGAAGTGGGGACGAAGCTACGTGAAAAGTCGCTGACACGAACACTACCCGTTGTGTCGGACATCAATCGCTAACACAAGATCTGTGTCGTGCGTGTTTTGCGTAGCTTCAGCTACGCAAAGCGCGCACGACGTCGGTTCGCCATCCCAGCCCTCACGCTGCAGCACCCGAGCGACGTCTCTCGCCACACCGCAGGGGTCACTGCTCACTTCCTCGTATCCGAAGACCAGCCGTGCTCGCCCAGCGAGCTCCGCCGCGTTGTCCCGTCGCCGATCCCGAAATGCGACCTCGCGCATCGAATGGAAGCGGCGTCCGTCGAGGCGCACGGTCACCGTGCGAGATCCGACCCGATGCACGACGTCCTCGTAGAGTGTCCGCCCATCGACCTGTATTGCGCTCTGCCGCTCCGCAGTCGGAAGCCCGTGGGCTGCTTCGACGTTCGTCGCGTATTCGAGTTCGAGGATCGATTGAACTCCGTTCGCGAGCAGGTCGATGGCTTCCGTCAGCGTCGAGAGATATCTGTACGGCCGTCGGACGGCGATCTGCTCCCGAACGTCGGTGAGTCGAATTCGTCGTTGGGTCACCGAGGACACCAAGCTGTGAAAAGCCCGCTCGGGCGTAGGCTCCGAGACCGCGAGATCGAGTGCGGTGTCCACCAAGGTCGTCCGCGGCATGTCCCCCGGTACTCCGATGTGCCGGTGGGCGCGAGAACGATGCACCACCACTCCGGGATGCAAGGACGACCCGATTCCCGCCACCAGCCTCGTCCCGACCGTGGGGACCGAGCGTACGGTCGGCCGTTGATTGCACGCGGACTTGCCGTACGGCACGGTGACATGGACCGCCGCGGCGGGGTCCGGTTCGCAGAAACCCCACTCCTCGGCAGCGGATCGGTGGCTGAGCATTGCGTGTCCACCTCCGTAGAGAAGCGCTGCCATCAGGGTCCGCTCCCGCGTCAACGGCCCGGTGAAGATCGAGTAGACGCCTCTGAGAACAGCGATCCACGCTCCACTGTCCACCAGTGCGCGAACGCGATTTCGGCTGTATCCCAACTCCGTGACCTGCGACTGTGTGAACAGCCCCCACTGCGTGTCGATCAGAACCTGTAGTTCTCGACCGTCCCCCCGACCATGTTCCATGGACGGTCATCATGCCCAGCAGGTACGACACTTCTGCTCGTGCGCGTTTTGCGTAGCTCCAGCTACGCAAAACGCGCACGAGGGCAAAGCCCTACAGCATGCAGGAGACGCAACCCTCGACCTCGGTGCCCTCGAGGGCCATCTGACGTAGACGGATGTAGTACAGCGTCTTGATGCCCTTGCGCCATGCGTAGATCTGCGCGCGGTTGATGTCGCGAGTGGTGGCGGTGTCCTTGAAGAACAGCGTCAACGACAGGCCCTGATCGACGTGTTGTGTTGCGGCAGCGTAGGTGTCGATGATCTTCTCGTACCCGATCTCGTACGCATCCTGGTAGTAATCCAGGTTGTCGTTGTCGAGGTACGGTGCCGGGTAGTAGACGCGGCCGATCTTGCCTTCCTTGCGAATCTCGATCTTCGACGCCACCGGGTGAATCGACGAGGTGGAGTTGTTGATGTACGAGATGGATCCGGTCGGCGGAACGGCCTGCAGGTTCTGGTTGTAGATTCCGTACTCCTGCACCGACGCCTTCAGCGCGGACCAGTCGGCCTGCGTCGGAATGGTGACGTCGGAGTCGGCGAACAACTTCGCGACCTTGGGCGTAGCGGGTTCCCAGACCTGGTCGGTGTACTTGTCGAAGAACTCACCCGACGCGTACTTGGAATCCGGGAAGCCCTTGAAGTACTGGCCACGCGCCTTCGCCAGCTGGTTCGACGCCTGAATCGCGTGGAACAGCACGGTGTAGAAGTAGATGTTGGTGAAATCGATTCCCTCGGTGGAGCCGTAGTGGATGCGCTCACGGGCGAGGTAGCCGTGCAGATTCATCTGCCCGAGGCCGATCGCGTGAGAATCGTTGTTGCCCTGCTCGATCGACGGCACGGAGAAGATGTGCGTCTGGTCCGAGACCGCAGTCAGACCGCGGATGGCGACGGCGATGGTCTTACCGAAATCGGGTGAATCCATCGTCTTCGCGATGTTCAGCGAGCCCAGGTTGCACGAGATGTCCTTGCCGACATGGCTGTACGAGAGGTCGTCGTTGAACGTCGACGGCGTCGAGACCTGGAGAATCTCCGAGCACAGGTTGGAGTGAGTGATCTTGCCCTTGACCGGGTTCGCGCGATTGACGGTGTCCTCGTACATGATGTACGGGTAGCCGGACTCGAACTGCAGCTCGGCGAGAGTCTGGAAGAACTCACGCGACTTGATCTTGGTCTTACGAATCCTCTTGTCGTCGACCATCTCGTAGTACTTCTCGGAGACGTCGATGTCGGCGAACGGCACTCCGTAGATGCGCTCCACGTCGTACGGCGAGAACAGGTACATGTCCTCGTTCTTCTTCGCCAGCTCGAA
The nucleotide sequence above comes from Rhodococcoides fascians A25f. Encoded proteins:
- a CDS encoding SPFH domain-containing protein, which gives rise to MSAPATVAEKPTGTPTTTIAERTGWDLPGWSMLGIGLALFLGGIAAFVLGLVFTVVGLIVAGVVLFMLSLPALMGLTLVQPNQARVLQLLGSSYSGTLRTPGLRWTNPLTYRRAISTRIRNHETGQSKVNDADGNPIEISAIVVWQVADTALASFQVDDYEEFVAVQTESAVRHIAGSYPYDAEGRMSLRENADEITAAMSEEVHARVRSAGVEVIETRINRLAYAPEIAQAMLRRQQAGAVIAARQQIVEGAVGMVEMALSKLEEKHVVELDEERKATMVSNLLVVLCSDRDTQPVVNTGSLYQ
- the nrdF gene encoding class 1b ribonucleoside-diphosphate reductase subunit beta, which encodes MVKLIDRVSAINWNRVQDDKDSEVWERLTSNFWLPEKVPVSNDIPSWATLTAVEKQLTMRVFTGLTLLDTIQGTVGAVSLIPDAITPHEEAVYTNIAFMESVHAKSYSSIFSTLSSTRDIDDAFRWSEENVNLQRKAEIVLNFYHGDDPLKRKVASTLLESFLFYSGFYLPMYWSSRAKLTNTADLIRLIIRDEAVHGYYIGYKYQKGLEKVSEAQREELKNYTFELLFELYDNEVEYTQDLYDEIGLTEDVKKFLRYNANKALNNLGYEGLFPKDETDVNPAILSALSPNADENHDFFSGSGSSYVIGKAVNTEDEDWDF
- a CDS encoding type IV toxin-antitoxin system AbiEi family antitoxin domain-containing protein, with translation MEHGRGDGRELQVLIDTQWGLFTQSQVTELGYSRNRVRALVDSGAWIAVLRGVYSIFTGPLTRERTLMAALLYGGGHAMLSHRSAAEEWGFCEPDPAAAVHVTVPYGKSACNQRPTVRSVPTVGTRLVAGIGSSLHPGVVVHRSRAHRHIGVPGDMPRTTLVDTALDLAVSEPTPERAFHSLVSSVTQRRIRLTDVREQIAVRRPYRYLSTLTEAIDLLANGVQSILELEYATNVEAAHGLPTAERQSAIQVDGRTLYEDVVHRVGSRTVTVRLDGRRFHSMREVAFRDRRRDNAAELAGRARLVFGYEEVSSDPCGVARDVARVLQREGWDGEPTSCALCVAEATQNTHDTDLVLAIDVRHNG
- the nrdE gene encoding class 1b ribonucleoside-diphosphate reductase subunit alpha, which encodes MAPTITDAAPAPATIRGDGDMDYHALNAMLNLYGPNGEIQFEKDREAANQYFLQHVNQNTVFFHDLDEKLDYLVEENYYEPEVLDQYSREFVKFLINHAYSKKFRFPTFLGAFKYYTSYTLKTFDGKRYLERFEDRVCMVALTLAAGDEALATDLVDEIIAGRFQPATPTFLNSGKKQRGEPVSCFLLRIEDNMESIGRSINSALQLSKRGGGVALLLSNIREAGAPIKRIENQSSGVIPIMKLLEDSFSYANQLGARQGAGAVYLHAHHPDVYKFLDTKRENADEKIRIKTLSLGIVIPDITFELAKKNEDMYLFSPYDVERIYGVPFADIDVSEKYYEMVDDKRIRKTKIKSREFFQTLAELQFESGYPYIMYEDTVNRANPVKGKITHSNLCSEILQVSTPSTFNDDLSYSHVGKDISCNLGSLNIAKTMDSPDFGKTIAVAIRGLTAVSDQTHIFSVPSIEQGNNDSHAIGLGQMNLHGYLARERIHYGSTEGIDFTNIYFYTVLFHAIQASNQLAKARGQYFKGFPDSKYASGEFFDKYTDQVWEPATPKVAKLFADSDVTIPTQADWSALKASVQEYGIYNQNLQAVPPTGSISYINNSTSSIHPVASKIEIRKEGKIGRVYYPAPYLDNDNLDYYQDAYEIGYEKIIDTYAAATQHVDQGLSLTLFFKDTATTRDINRAQIYAWRKGIKTLYYIRLRQMALEGTEVEGCVSCML